A window of Pantoea agglomerans contains these coding sequences:
- the rbsC gene encoding ribose ABC transporter permease codes for MSTQTLASSRRWFSKAWLMEQKSLIALIVLIAVVASQSPNFFTVANLFNILQQTSVNAIMAVGMTLVILTSGIDLSVGSLLALTGAVAASLVGMEVNALVAVAGALALGAAIGAVTGTIVARGKVQAFIATLVMMLLLRGVTMVYTDGSPINTGFNDNADLFGWFGIGRPLGIPTPVWLMAAVFLLAWYMLHHTRLGRYIYALGGNEAATRLSGINVNRVKVIVYALSGMLAALAGTIEVARLSSAQPTAGTGYELDAIAAVVLGGTSLAGGKGRIMGTLIGALILGFLNNGLNLMGVSSYYQMIVKAVVILLAVLVDNKSSK; via the coding sequence ATGAGTACCCAAACCTTAGCATCCAGCCGTCGCTGGTTCAGCAAAGCCTGGCTGATGGAGCAAAAATCGCTGATTGCGCTCATCGTGCTGATCGCGGTGGTGGCGAGCCAGAGCCCTAACTTTTTCACCGTCGCGAACCTGTTCAATATTCTGCAGCAGACCTCGGTTAACGCCATTATGGCGGTCGGCATGACGCTGGTGATCCTCACCTCCGGCATCGATCTCTCGGTGGGATCGCTGCTGGCGCTGACGGGCGCGGTAGCCGCCTCGCTGGTGGGGATGGAAGTCAACGCGCTGGTGGCAGTCGCGGGCGCGCTGGCCCTGGGGGCGGCGATCGGTGCCGTTACCGGCACTATCGTGGCGCGCGGCAAGGTGCAGGCCTTTATCGCCACGCTGGTAATGATGCTGCTGCTGCGCGGCGTCACCATGGTCTATACCGACGGCAGCCCGATTAATACCGGCTTTAACGACAACGCCGATCTTTTCGGCTGGTTCGGCATCGGCCGTCCGCTGGGCATTCCGACGCCGGTGTGGCTGATGGCTGCTGTTTTCCTGCTCGCCTGGTACATGCTGCACCACACGCGTCTTGGCCGCTATATCTACGCGCTGGGCGGCAATGAAGCGGCAACGCGCCTTTCCGGCATCAACGTTAACCGCGTAAAAGTGATCGTCTACGCCCTGAGCGGCATGCTGGCCGCGCTGGCGGGCACCATCGAAGTCGCGCGCCTCTCCTCTGCGCAGCCCACGGCGGGCACTGGCTACGAGCTGGACGCTATCGCGGCGGTGGTGCTGGGCGGCACCAGCCTGGCGGGCGGTAAAGGGCGCATTATGGGCACCCTGATTGGCGCGCTGATCCTGGGCTTCCTGAATAACGGCCTGAATTTGATGGGCGTCTCTTCCTACTACCAGATGATCGTAAAAGCGGTGGTAATCCTGCTGGCGGTACTGGTGGATAACAAAAGCAGTAAATAA